The following coding sequences are from one Wenzhouxiangella sp. AB-CW3 window:
- a CDS encoding glucose 1-dehydrogenase: MSETSHPAFDLSGKVALVTGASRGIGAAIATCYARAGARVAVTARSLESLQDITTAIETDGGQALPLAAHSGDRDAVNQALIEVEKAFGGIDILVNNAATNPHFGPVLDADETLWDKILDVNVKGYARWVRASVPGMRQRGGGKVINVASILGLAPGEGMGLYAISKAAVLMLTKALATELADDDIQVNALAPGFIKTRFSAALWADEARSAALNSRIPQGRVGEAGELTGMALYLAAPASSFTTGSVFVIDGGHCAGSLNIGG, encoded by the coding sequence ATGAGTGAAACCAGCCACCCGGCATTCGACCTGAGCGGAAAGGTGGCCCTGGTCACCGGTGCCTCGCGCGGCATCGGCGCGGCCATCGCCACCTGCTATGCCCGGGCCGGAGCACGGGTCGCGGTAACGGCGCGAAGCCTCGAGTCTTTGCAGGACATCACCACTGCCATCGAAACCGATGGCGGGCAGGCCCTGCCGCTGGCCGCTCACAGTGGTGATCGCGATGCGGTGAACCAGGCCCTGATCGAAGTCGAAAAAGCCTTCGGCGGAATCGATATCCTGGTCAACAACGCGGCCACCAATCCGCATTTCGGTCCGGTACTAGATGCCGACGAAACGCTCTGGGACAAGATTCTCGATGTCAATGTCAAAGGCTATGCCCGCTGGGTTCGCGCCAGTGTGCCGGGCATGCGTCAGCGCGGAGGCGGCAAGGTCATCAATGTCGCATCCATCCTGGGGCTTGCACCCGGTGAAGGCATGGGGTTGTACGCGATCAGCAAGGCCGCGGTCCTGATGCTCACCAAGGCGCTGGCCACGGAGCTGGCCGATGACGACATTCAGGTCAATGCCCTGGCGCCGGGCTTCATCAAGACCCGCTTCAGTGCCGCACTGTGGGCCGATGAAGCGCGCAGCGCGGCATTGAACTCGCGCATTCCGCAAGGCCGGGTGGGCGAGGCAGGAGAATTGACCGGCATGGCCCTGTATCTCGCCGCGCCGGCCTCATCGTTTACGACCGGCTCGGTCTTCGTGATCGACGGTGGCCACTGTGCCGGCAGCCTGAACATCGGAGGATGA
- the tnpA gene encoding IS200/IS605 family transposase, with product MEDYKRGSHTVWDCKYHLVWTTKYRYQVLGGDVGLRCRALLREIAMSKEMIIYAGSINRDHVHMLIGIPPQLSVSRAVQYLKGKSSHKLLSEFRALKKRYWGQHLWARGYWVASSGNVTDDVWKEYIKNQTPPEPDDDFEVVSIGRTADRSGFEP from the coding sequence ATGGAGGATTACAAGCGCGGCAGCCATACGGTCTGGGATTGCAAGTACCACCTGGTGTGGACGACCAAGTACCGTTATCAGGTGCTGGGCGGTGATGTTGGACTGAGGTGCAGGGCGCTGTTGCGTGAAATTGCGATGAGCAAGGAGATGATCATCTACGCCGGCTCGATCAATCGGGACCATGTGCACATGCTGATTGGTATTCCCCCGCAGTTGTCGGTGTCTCGGGCGGTGCAGTATCTTAAGGGGAAGAGTTCCCACAAGCTGTTATCGGAGTTCCGGGCACTAAAGAAGCGGTATTGGGGCCAGCACCTGTGGGCCCGGGGCTACTGGGTTGCGTCGAGCGGCAACGTGACCGACGACGTATGGAAGGAATACATCAAGAATCAGACGCCCCCGGAGCCGGACGATGATTTCGAGGTGGTTTCAATCGGCCGAACGGCCGATCGATCCGGCTTTGAGCCGTAA
- a CDS encoding MarR family winged helix-turn-helix transcriptional regulator yields the protein MLELEKFLPYRLSVLSNQVSRGIAETYAGRFGLSVTEWRVIAILGRYPDLTATEVAERSAMDKVAVSRAVRRLLDGDLLQRRESDADRRTRHLRLSREGVKVFDAIAPAALDYERRLLERLDPEERRVFNRVIDKLLEVSR from the coding sequence ATGCTGGAGCTGGAAAAATTTCTGCCCTATCGGCTCTCCGTGCTGTCCAACCAGGTCAGCCGGGGCATCGCCGAGACCTATGCCGGGCGTTTTGGCCTGAGCGTGACCGAGTGGCGCGTGATCGCCATTCTCGGCCGCTACCCCGATCTGACCGCCACCGAAGTGGCCGAGCGCTCGGCCATGGACAAGGTTGCCGTCAGCCGCGCGGTTCGCCGACTGCTTGATGGTGATCTGCTGCAACGCCGCGAGAGCGATGCCGATCGCCGCACCCGGCACCTGCGCCTGAGCAGGGAAGGCGTGAAGGTTTTCGACGCCATCGCCCCGGCCGCCCTGGACTACGAGCGACGTCTGCTGGAGCGACTCGATCCCGAAGAGCGGCGCGTGTTCAACCGGGTGATCGACAAGCTGCTGGAGGTTTCACGATAG
- a CDS encoding phosphotransferase family protein has product MSARDVIEVRPDETFDEARLLAWLRQQELPGLEGSMRVRQFGGGKANLTYLLEFDQARYVLRRPPLGEIPKGAHDMSREYRVLSRLHREFPPAPRAWLFSDDHDIIGADFFIMEYRQGVVVREQMPAEFAALDDAPERMSFALVDALADLHRVDPERAGLGELGRPEGFIQRQVEGWYKRWQAAELDPVEEMDQVCHWLREHLPESQRVSLIHNDYKLDNAMLASDDPGRIVAIFDWDMCTLGDPLSDLGALLTYWTQADDPAEFRAMAMMPIDPRFPSREQLVERYAKRSGLDVSAIAFYHVLGLFRLAVILQQIFIRYHRGQTRDRRFAGYSELAGLAARRALATTDRSTHDKA; this is encoded by the coding sequence ATGAGTGCCCGTGACGTCATCGAGGTTCGACCGGATGAAACCTTCGACGAAGCCAGGCTGCTGGCGTGGTTGCGCCAACAGGAACTGCCCGGGCTCGAGGGGTCCATGCGCGTGCGTCAGTTCGGCGGCGGCAAGGCCAACCTGACCTATCTGCTCGAATTCGACCAGGCCCGCTACGTCCTGCGTCGCCCGCCGCTGGGTGAGATCCCCAAAGGCGCTCACGACATGAGCCGGGAGTATCGGGTCCTGTCCAGACTGCATCGCGAGTTTCCACCCGCACCCCGTGCCTGGTTGTTCAGCGACGACCACGACATCATCGGCGCCGACTTCTTCATCATGGAGTATCGCCAGGGGGTGGTCGTGCGCGAGCAGATGCCGGCCGAATTCGCCGCGCTCGATGATGCGCCCGAGCGCATGAGCTTCGCCCTGGTCGATGCCCTGGCCGATCTTCACCGGGTCGATCCGGAACGGGCGGGCCTGGGAGAACTGGGGCGGCCGGAGGGGTTCATCCAGCGCCAGGTCGAAGGCTGGTACAAGCGCTGGCAAGCGGCTGAGCTGGATCCGGTCGAGGAAATGGATCAAGTGTGCCACTGGCTGCGCGAGCACCTGCCCGAGAGCCAGCGCGTCTCGCTGATCCACAACGACTACAAGCTCGACAATGCCATGCTGGCAAGCGACGACCCCGGTCGCATCGTGGCCATATTCGACTGGGACATGTGTACGCTGGGCGATCCTCTCAGCGATCTGGGCGCCCTGCTCACCTACTGGACCCAGGCTGATGATCCGGCCGAGTTCCGCGCCATGGCCATGATGCCGATCGATCCCCGCTTCCCGTCACGTGAGCAACTTGTCGAACGCTACGCCAAGCGCTCCGGCCTGGATGTCAGCGCCATTGCCTTCTACCACGTGCTGGGGCTGTTCAGGCTGGCCGTCATTCTGCAGCAGATCTTCATCCGCTATCACCGCGGCCAGACCCGGGACCGGCGTTTCGCCGGTTACAGCGAACTGGCCGGCCTGGCGGCTCGTCGAGCCCTGGCCACGACCGACCGGAGCACACACGACAAGGCTTGA
- a CDS encoding fumarylacetoacetate hydrolase family protein, with the protein MKLATLKEGGRDGTLIVVNRDMTRAVEAKDIAASLQDALDDWGQTAPRLNTLYDELNAGKVEDAFDLDMSELAAPLPRCYQFLDGSAYLPHVERVRKARGAEVPESFFTDPLMYQAVSDGFMGPLDDIAMASTEWGIDFESEIGVITDDVPMGATPEECASHIQLVTILNDVSLRNLIPGELAKGFGFLQSKPRSALAPVVVTPDELGDAWQNEKLHLPLLTHLNGELFGEPEAGEDMQFSFAELLAHAVKSRPLAAGTLLGSGTIANQDTSKGASCLAEKRMLEIIANGKPETPFMQFGDKVRIEMKSRDGESLFGAIEQEVVRYER; encoded by the coding sequence ATGAAACTGGCAACCCTCAAAGAAGGCGGTCGCGACGGTACGCTGATCGTCGTCAATCGCGACATGACCCGAGCGGTGGAGGCGAAGGATATCGCCGCCTCGCTGCAGGATGCACTCGACGACTGGGGCCAGACCGCGCCCCGGCTCAACACGCTCTACGATGAACTCAATGCCGGCAAGGTCGAGGACGCATTTGACCTGGACATGAGTGAGCTGGCTGCTCCCCTGCCCCGCTGCTACCAGTTCCTCGACGGCTCGGCCTACTTGCCGCATGTCGAGCGCGTGCGCAAGGCACGTGGCGCCGAGGTGCCGGAGAGCTTTTTCACCGACCCGCTGATGTACCAGGCCGTGTCCGACGGCTTCATGGGGCCGCTCGACGACATCGCCATGGCCTCGACCGAATGGGGCATCGACTTCGAATCCGAGATCGGCGTGATCACCGACGACGTGCCGATGGGCGCCACGCCCGAGGAATGTGCCAGCCACATCCAGCTGGTGACCATCCTCAATGACGTCTCGCTGAGAAACCTGATTCCCGGCGAACTGGCCAAGGGCTTCGGTTTCCTGCAGTCCAAGCCGCGCTCGGCACTGGCCCCGGTGGTCGTGACCCCGGACGAGCTGGGCGATGCCTGGCAGAACGAGAAGCTGCACCTGCCGCTGCTCACGCACTTGAACGGCGAACTGTTCGGCGAACCCGAAGCGGGCGAGGACATGCAGTTCTCCTTCGCCGAGCTGCTCGCCCACGCCGTCAAGAGCCGTCCCCTGGCCGCCGGCACCCTGCTGGGCTCGGGCACCATCGCCAACCAGGACACCAGCAAGGGTGCGTCCTGCCTGGCCGAGAAGCGCATGCTGGAAATCATCGCCAACGGCAAGCCGGAAACGCCGTTCATGCAGTTCGGTGACAAGGTGCGCATCGAAATGAAATCCCGCGACGGCGAATCCCTCTTCGGAGCCATCGAACAGGAAGTGGTGCGATACGAGCGCTAG
- a CDS encoding serine hydrolase — MTITRWTAATLLGLAALTVQADALEGLDNWIENERERWNVPGLAIAVVHEDELVYARGFGRLGLEDGRPVDADTQFGVASLSKAMTATALGILVEEGKLDWDDRVVDHLPEFRLSDDWVTGQVTVRDLLSHRVGVGRLFGNRLTFMPKRSRADFMAHLRHHDFEQPFRQGYVYSNAMYTVAGEVLERVSGESWESFLADRLFAPLGMNRSNTSIHELGDNAALPHQDIDGELVPIERRDWGYSGPAAAVNTSMNDLVRWMRFNLGEPGVLDDETVLDEEVMARIHSPSSLTGFDQDEQSVNAYALGWGIASYRGHHVLRHGGATDGFNSQIWLLPELDLGIVMSANTFTAMRDPVFKHIIDRVAGFEEQDWADEAYADYTERRQEAREAREAVHADRQMGTRPSQDLGAYAGRYHDPLYDSAEVELVDGELTVTFWDDDSQVLTLEHWHHDTFRGHWKNPAQRKKFVWFTLGEDGQPDALKVRFTLRPKLLQEGVYPADYTRVVEFERK, encoded by the coding sequence ATGACGATCACCCGATGGACGGCAGCCACGCTGCTTGGCCTTGCCGCGCTGACAGTCCAGGCCGATGCCCTCGAGGGGCTCGACAACTGGATCGAGAACGAACGCGAGCGCTGGAACGTCCCCGGCCTGGCCATCGCCGTGGTGCACGAGGACGAACTGGTCTATGCCCGCGGTTTCGGGCGCCTGGGCCTGGAAGATGGACGCCCGGTCGACGCCGACACCCAGTTCGGGGTTGCCAGCCTGAGCAAGGCCATGACGGCAACGGCACTGGGCATCCTGGTTGAAGAGGGCAAGCTCGACTGGGACGACCGTGTCGTCGATCACCTGCCGGAGTTCCGCTTGAGCGACGACTGGGTCACCGGCCAGGTTACCGTGCGCGACCTACTCAGTCACCGGGTCGGGGTCGGGCGACTGTTCGGTAACCGGCTGACCTTCATGCCCAAGCGCTCGCGTGCCGATTTCATGGCACACCTGCGCCATCATGATTTCGAACAGCCCTTCCGCCAGGGTTATGTCTACTCCAATGCCATGTACACGGTGGCCGGAGAGGTGCTCGAAAGGGTCTCGGGTGAGAGCTGGGAAAGCTTTCTGGCTGACCGCCTGTTCGCGCCGCTGGGCATGAATCGCAGCAATACCTCCATTCATGAGCTTGGCGACAACGCCGCGCTGCCGCACCAGGATATCGACGGTGAGCTGGTGCCCATCGAGCGGCGTGACTGGGGCTACTCGGGGCCGGCTGCCGCGGTCAATACCAGCATGAACGACCTGGTGCGCTGGATGCGGTTCAACCTGGGTGAGCCCGGCGTGCTGGATGACGAAACCGTCCTCGACGAGGAGGTCATGGCCCGTATTCACTCGCCTTCCAGCCTGACGGGGTTCGACCAGGACGAGCAGTCGGTCAATGCCTATGCGCTGGGCTGGGGTATCGCCAGCTATCGCGGTCATCACGTGCTGCGTCATGGCGGCGCCACCGACGGCTTCAATTCCCAGATCTGGCTGCTGCCGGAACTCGACCTGGGCATTGTCATGAGCGCCAACACCTTTACCGCCATGCGCGACCCCGTTTTCAAGCACATCATCGATCGTGTCGCAGGCTTCGAGGAACAGGACTGGGCCGATGAGGCTTATGCCGACTACACCGAGCGCCGACAGGAAGCCCGCGAAGCGCGCGAGGCGGTGCATGCCGATCGGCAGATGGGAACACGCCCCAGCCAGGACCTGGGTGCCTATGCCGGTCGATACCATGACCCGCTTTACGACAGCGCCGAGGTGGAGCTGGTCGACGGCGAACTTACCGTGACCTTCTGGGACGACGACAGCCAGGTACTGACGCTGGAGCACTGGCACCACGATACCTTCCGCGGCCACTGGAAGAATCCGGCCCAGCGCAAGAAGTTCGTGTGGTTCACGCTGGGCGAGGATGGCCAGCCCGACGCCCTGAAAGTGCGCTTCACCCTGCGCCCGAAGTTACTGCAGGAAGGGGTCTACCCGGCCGATTACACGCGCGTGGTGGAGTTTGAACGAAAGTAG
- a CDS encoding acyl-CoA dehydrogenase family protein, which produces MMHLTPIPSFPPVSDEFSARLERLRELVDEVLIPLEPLMLGHQQSEFESALEQVRARMREEGFWLPQVPTGHGGQGLSLYQHGLVSEQLGRSLVGHVACNCQAPDAGNMEVLIERGTDEQQATFLKPLLAGKTRSAFAMTEPGHAGSNPVVMSTRARRDGEEYVIDGHKWYTTGADGAAFLIVMAVTDPDAPPHQAASQIIVPADTPGYELVRNIPVMGETGWGHHSHAEVRFNKVRVPLTHRIGAEGEGFRIAQERLGPGRIHHCMRWLGICARAYELAGQRAAQRQLGPDRMLADQQTIQNWLAESRAEIESARLLVLDTAARIDRDGQYAARSAVSMIKFHTAGVLQRVLDRALQIHGALGMCDDTPLAYWYRHERAARIYDGPDETHKMALARRLIRDFAT; this is translated from the coding sequence ATGATGCATCTGACCCCCATTCCCTCGTTTCCACCGGTCAGTGATGAATTCAGCGCGCGCCTGGAGCGGCTGCGCGAGTTGGTCGACGAGGTGCTCATTCCGCTCGAGCCGCTGATGCTTGGCCATCAACAGTCCGAGTTCGAATCCGCCCTGGAACAGGTTCGGGCGCGAATGCGCGAAGAAGGATTCTGGCTGCCCCAGGTGCCGACCGGGCACGGCGGTCAGGGACTGAGCCTGTATCAGCATGGCCTGGTCAGCGAGCAGCTGGGCCGCAGCCTCGTCGGGCATGTGGCCTGCAACTGTCAGGCGCCCGATGCCGGCAACATGGAAGTGCTGATCGAGCGAGGCACGGACGAGCAGCAAGCGACATTTCTGAAGCCGCTGCTGGCCGGCAAGACCCGCAGCGCGTTCGCCATGACCGAGCCCGGACATGCCGGTTCCAACCCGGTGGTCATGTCGACGCGCGCGCGCCGCGACGGCGAGGAATACGTCATCGACGGTCACAAGTGGTATACGACCGGCGCCGATGGCGCCGCCTTCCTGATCGTGATGGCGGTGACCGATCCGGACGCACCGCCCCACCAGGCCGCCAGCCAGATCATTGTCCCGGCCGACACGCCGGGCTACGAACTCGTCCGCAACATTCCGGTCATGGGCGAAACCGGCTGGGGACATCACTCGCATGCCGAGGTTCGCTTCAACAAGGTACGGGTGCCCCTGACCCATCGAATCGGCGCCGAGGGCGAAGGCTTCAGAATTGCCCAGGAGCGCCTGGGGCCGGGCAGAATTCATCATTGCATGCGCTGGCTGGGTATCTGCGCCCGCGCCTATGAACTGGCCGGGCAGCGGGCGGCACAGCGCCAGTTGGGTCCGGACCGGATGCTGGCCGATCAGCAAACCATACAGAACTGGCTGGCCGAAAGCCGGGCCGAGATCGAGTCGGCCCGACTGCTGGTTCTGGACACCGCGGCGCGCATAGACCGGGACGGACAATATGCCGCCCGCAGCGCCGTGTCCATGATCAAGTTCCATACCGCCGGCGTTTTGCAGCGCGTGCTCGATCGGGCATTGCAGATTCACGGCGCCCTGGGCATGTGTGACGACACGCCGCTGGCCTACTGGTATCGGCACGAACGGGCTGCCCGCATTTACGATGGCCCCGATGAAACCCACAAGATGGCACTGGCCCGTCGTCTGATTCGGGATTTTGCGACATGA
- a CDS encoding carotenoid oxygenase family protein: protein MSQVNMSAREMDYSPEAPFGQEYGPVLMGPFAPVLEETVLDDLEVEGEIPSDLNGVYLRNGPNPRFPPQGRYHPFDGDGMIHAAHFENGRVVYRNRWVRTAGLVEEMQAGKATYWGIRETLKGRDDKRLKDTANTDVIGHGGIALASWYMSGDIYKIDPVTLETLGTAPYAQGLGGGYSAHSKVDESTGELMFFDYWNESPYMSYGVVGANGEVKNHVPIQLPGPRLPHDMAITKNYSILHDLPLLHEEKALAAGRHKLEFHPAMPTRFGVIPRYGDSDSIRWFEFSPCFLYHTVNAWEEGDEVVMVACRYMPARTTSGDIDSNRTARDIAQLKMNARLWRWRMNMKTGQCKEEPIDDRYNVEFPSFRAEHIGQKTRYAYLVDHNPEILHWTGIRKFDTDTGQLLGSFSDGHEHSWYSEPWFAPADGGSAEDDGYVVVFRWDQANREQQLQVFDARDIDAGPVARVKMPVRVPSGFHACWINRERIADTRSA from the coding sequence ATGAGCCAGGTCAACATGTCAGCCCGGGAAATGGACTATTCCCCCGAGGCGCCATTCGGTCAGGAATACGGTCCGGTACTGATGGGACCATTTGCCCCGGTTCTGGAGGAAACGGTGCTCGATGACCTGGAGGTGGAAGGAGAAATCCCGTCCGATCTCAACGGCGTCTACTTACGCAACGGTCCCAACCCGCGCTTTCCGCCACAGGGCCGCTACCATCCGTTTGACGGCGACGGCATGATCCATGCGGCCCACTTCGAGAACGGACGGGTCGTTTATCGCAATCGCTGGGTCCGCACCGCCGGCCTGGTCGAGGAAATGCAGGCAGGCAAGGCTACCTACTGGGGCATTCGCGAAACGCTCAAGGGGCGCGACGACAAGCGTCTGAAGGATACGGCCAATACCGATGTGATCGGCCACGGCGGCATTGCCCTGGCCAGCTGGTACATGTCCGGTGATATCTACAAGATCGACCCGGTCACGCTCGAGACCCTCGGCACCGCACCCTACGCTCAGGGACTGGGCGGAGGCTATTCAGCACACTCCAAGGTCGATGAAAGCACCGGCGAGTTGATGTTCTTCGACTACTGGAACGAATCTCCGTACATGAGCTACGGCGTAGTCGGCGCGAATGGCGAGGTGAAAAACCACGTCCCGATCCAGTTGCCCGGCCCGCGGCTGCCGCACGACATGGCCATCACGAAGAACTATTCCATCCTGCACGACCTGCCGCTGTTGCATGAAGAAAAGGCGCTGGCGGCCGGCCGTCACAAGCTGGAGTTTCATCCAGCAATGCCGACCCGTTTCGGCGTCATCCCGCGCTACGGTGATTCGGACTCCATTCGGTGGTTCGAGTTTTCACCCTGCTTTCTCTATCACACGGTCAATGCCTGGGAGGAAGGCGATGAAGTGGTCATGGTGGCCTGTCGCTACATGCCGGCACGAACGACCTCCGGCGACATCGATTCCAACCGCACCGCCCGTGACATCGCACAGCTGAAGATGAATGCGCGCTTGTGGCGCTGGCGGATGAACATGAAGACCGGCCAGTGCAAGGAAGAGCCCATCGACGACCGCTACAACGTCGAGTTCCCGTCCTTCCGGGCCGAGCACATCGGGCAAAAGACACGCTATGCCTACCTGGTCGACCATAATCCCGAAATACTGCACTGGACGGGTATTCGCAAGTTTGACACCGACACCGGCCAGTTGCTGGGGTCATTCAGCGATGGCCATGAACATTCATGGTATTCGGAGCCCTGGTTCGCGCCGGCCGATGGCGGTAGTGCCGAAGACGATGGCTATGTCGTCGTTTTTCGCTGGGATCAGGCCAATCGCGAGCAGCAGCTGCAGGTATTCGATGCCCGCGATATCGATGCCGGCCCGGTCGCACGTGTGAAAATGCCCGTGCGCGTGCCATCGGGTTTCCACGCCTGCTGGATCAACCGAGAACGCATTGCCGATACTCGCAGCGCCTGA
- a CDS encoding homogentisate 1,2-dioxygenase — MKKWISHPKVEGRSSRQAHANLPEGTYEREMGKEGFFGPASHMYHTHMPTGWSDFEGPLQPRAFDATKIGETADSPWSAKELLHNAHTRIRFWKTGGSMAHLVRNGDGDELLFIHDGTGDLYCDYGHMTFRDGDYIVLPRGTMWRIESDGPVEGLLIEATNSSYMLPDKGLVGPHAIFDPAMLDTPEINNAFRAQQGEDEWKVVVKRRNALSTITYPFNPLDAVGWKGDLMPVRINWRDIRPLMSHRYHLPPSAHTTFVAHRFVICTFAPRPFESSEDALKVPFFHNNDDFDELLFYHAGNFFSRDNIHPGMMSLHPCGFTHGPHPKAMKNAFEPKAKATEEVAVMVDTRDALEVTGEAEKIEFKEYVNSWKG, encoded by the coding sequence ATGAAAAAGTGGATCAGTCACCCCAAAGTGGAAGGTCGCAGCAGCCGGCAGGCGCATGCGAATCTGCCGGAGGGCACCTATGAACGCGAGATGGGCAAGGAAGGTTTCTTCGGCCCGGCCTCGCATATGTATCACACCCACATGCCCACCGGCTGGAGTGACTTCGAAGGTCCGCTGCAACCCCGGGCCTTCGATGCCACGAAGATCGGTGAAACGGCCGATTCTCCCTGGTCCGCCAAGGAACTTCTGCACAACGCCCATACGCGCATCCGTTTCTGGAAAACGGGCGGCAGCATGGCTCACCTGGTACGAAACGGCGACGGCGACGAGTTGCTGTTCATCCACGACGGCACGGGCGACCTGTACTGCGACTACGGCCACATGACCTTCCGCGACGGCGACTACATCGTGCTGCCGCGCGGGACGATGTGGCGCATCGAGTCCGACGGGCCGGTCGAGGGCCTGCTGATCGAGGCCACCAACTCCAGCTACATGCTGCCCGACAAGGGGCTGGTCGGCCCGCACGCCATCTTCGATCCAGCCATGCTGGATACTCCGGAGATCAACAATGCCTTCCGCGCTCAGCAGGGCGAGGACGAATGGAAAGTCGTGGTCAAGCGCCGCAATGCACTATCGACCATCACCTACCCTTTCAATCCGCTCGACGCGGTCGGCTGGAAGGGCGACCTGATGCCGGTCAGGATCAACTGGCGCGATATCCGCCCGCTGATGAGCCATCGTTACCACCTGCCGCCGTCGGCCCATACCACTTTCGTGGCCCATCGCTTCGTCATCTGCACCTTTGCACCGCGTCCCTTCGAGAGTTCCGAGGACGCGCTCAAGGTGCCGTTCTTCCACAACAACGACGATTTCGACGAGCTGCTGTTCTACCACGCCGGCAACTTCTTCTCGCGTGACAACATCCATCCGGGCATGATGTCGCTGCACCCCTGTGGCTTCACCCATGGCCCGCACCCCAAGGCCATGAAAAATGCCTTCGAGCCCAAGGCCAAGGCCACCGAAGAAGTCGCCGTGATGGTCGATACCCGCGATGCGCTGGAAGTCACCGGCGAGGCGGAGAAGATCGAATTCAAGGAATATGTGAATAGTTGGAAAGGATAG
- the hppD gene encoding 4-hydroxyphenylpyruvate dioxygenase — MTEARPNPLGVQQFDFIEYAAPDASLLHNLFKNLGFTAVAKHKSKPITLYRQGDIDFLVNETPDSFASDFAAEHGPCCTGFSLRVADPKEAYEKTRANGAKDIEHKADTLAVDTPCISGIGGSVLYLTGGKEDYEKEFEFDPSVDRNPEGVGLTFIDHLTHNVYNGNMGEWSEFYTKHFGFYEVKYFDIKGKATGLKSQAMTAPNGNISIPINESEDPKSQINEYLDEYNGEGVQHIALYTDNIYDTVEKLHAAGIDFLDTPGTYYDVIDERIPGHGEDLERMRKNSILIDADRNDSSKQLLQIFTKTNIGPIFFEIIQRKGNDGFGEGNFTALFEAIERDQEKRGVL; from the coding sequence ATGACCGAAGCACGTCCCAATCCGCTGGGTGTCCAGCAGTTCGATTTCATCGAGTACGCCGCGCCGGACGCGTCGCTGCTCCACAACCTGTTCAAGAACCTGGGTTTCACCGCGGTCGCGAAGCACAAGTCCAAGCCGATCACCCTGTATCGCCAGGGCGACATCGACTTTCTGGTCAATGAGACACCGGACTCTTTTGCCAGCGATTTCGCCGCCGAGCACGGCCCCTGCTGCACCGGTTTTTCGCTGCGCGTGGCCGACCCGAAGGAGGCCTACGAAAAGACCCGCGCCAATGGTGCCAAGGATATCGAGCACAAGGCCGATACCCTGGCGGTCGACACCCCGTGCATTTCCGGCATCGGCGGCAGCGTGCTGTACCTGACCGGCGGCAAGGAAGACTACGAGAAGGAATTCGAGTTCGATCCTTCCGTCGACCGCAACCCCGAAGGCGTCGGCCTGACCTTTATCGATCACCTCACCCACAATGTCTACAACGGCAACATGGGCGAGTGGTCGGAGTTCTACACCAAGCACTTCGGCTTTTACGAAGTCAAGTACTTCGACATCAAGGGCAAGGCCACCGGCCTGAAGTCACAGGCCATGACCGCGCCCAACGGCAATATTTCCATCCCGATCAACGAGTCGGAGGACCCGAAGAGCCAGATCAACGAATATCTCGACGAGTACAACGGCGAGGGCGTCCAGCACATTGCGCTGTATACCGACAATATCTACGACACCGTCGAGAAGCTGCATGCCGCCGGCATCGACTTCCTGGACACGCCGGGCACTTACTATGACGTCATCGACGAACGCATCCCGGGCCACGGCGAAGATCTCGAGCGCATGCGCAAGAACTCGATTCTGATCGATGCCGATCGCAACGACAGCAGCAAACAGCTGCTGCAGATCTTCACCAAGACCAACATCGGCCCGATCTTCTTCGAAATCATCCAGCGCAAGGGCAACGATGGCTTCGGCGAAGGCAACTTCACCGCGCTGTTCGAAGCCATCGAGCGTGACCAGGAGAAGCGTGGGGTGTTGTAA